One part of the Hydrogenobacter sp. T-2 genome encodes these proteins:
- a CDS encoding Trm112 family protein has translation MLSKELLEILACPKCKGDLTYDEKRNVLICFNCKIYYPVEEDIPILLIESARPLEELKEEPQTT, from the coding sequence GTGCTAAGCAAGGAGCTTCTTGAGATACTTGCATGTCCAAAGTGTAAGGGAGACCTAACCTATGATGAAAAAAGAAACGTGCTTATATGCTTCAACTGTAAGATTTACTATCCCGTAGAGGAAGATATTCCTATCCTTCTTATAGAGTCCGCAAGACCTCTTGAAGAACTAAAAGAGGAACCTCAGACCACTTAG
- the moaA gene encoding GTP 3',8-cyclase MoaA: MIKDTLGRELHDLRISVTDRCNFRCSFCMPEGEEYEFFRREEILSFEEITKFVMAIIPLGVKKVRLTGGEPLLRRNLERLIAYLSELPLEDLSLTTNGFLLKEKAKLLKEAGLKRVTVSLHSLKDEVFSRLVGRKVKVYQIIEGIEESLKVGLTPVKVNVCVIRGINHTEIVDIARFFKSMGVVVRFIEFMDVGNINGWSLEKVYSAREMLELLSKRFELEPVEKSYRGEVADRYRYKDDGVEVGFISSITQPFCGDCNRLRLTADGKVLTCLFAQDCYDVKGLIRGSASDEEIREFISKIWAWRSDRYSEQRLEFLENGIMPRKVEMFRVGG; the protein is encoded by the coding sequence ATGATAAAGGACACCCTTGGAAGGGAGCTTCATGACCTTAGAATATCTGTAACAGACAGGTGCAACTTTCGGTGTAGTTTCTGTATGCCAGAAGGAGAAGAGTATGAATTCTTTAGGCGTGAAGAGATTCTTTCCTTTGAAGAGATTACCAAGTTCGTAATGGCTATAATTCCTCTTGGTGTAAAGAAGGTCAGGCTTACAGGCGGTGAGCCACTCTTGAGGAGAAACCTTGAAAGGCTTATAGCTTACCTATCTGAACTGCCTCTGGAAGACCTAAGCCTTACCACTAACGGCTTTCTTTTAAAAGAGAAGGCAAAGCTTCTAAAAGAAGCAGGACTTAAAAGAGTAACAGTGAGTCTTCATTCTCTCAAGGATGAAGTTTTCTCAAGGCTTGTAGGAAGAAAGGTAAAGGTTTACCAAATAATTGAGGGTATAGAAGAATCCCTAAAAGTAGGATTAACGCCAGTAAAGGTAAATGTATGTGTCATAAGGGGTATTAACCATACTGAAATAGTAGACATAGCACGTTTTTTCAAGTCAATGGGTGTGGTGGTAAGGTTTATAGAGTTTATGGATGTGGGAAATATAAATGGCTGGTCTTTAGAAAAGGTGTATTCCGCGAGAGAAATGTTGGAACTTCTTAGCAAACGCTTTGAGCTTGAACCTGTGGAAAAGTCCTATAGAGGAGAGGTAGCGGACAGATACAGGTATAAGGATGACGGTGTAGAGGTGGGCTTTATATCCTCTATAACCCAACCCTTTTGTGGAGACTGCAACAGACTCAGGCTTACCGCAGATGGAAAAGTGCTTACATGCCTATTTGCTCAAGACTGCTACGATGTTAAAGGTCTTATAAGAGGTAGTGCAAGTGATGAAGAGATAAGGGAGTTTATCAGTAAGATTTGGGCTTGGAGGTCTGACAGATACTCAGAGCAAAGGCTTGAATTCTTAGAAAATGGTATAATGCCAAGAAAGGTTGAGATGTTTAGGGTAGGAGGCTGA
- a CDS encoding molybdenum cofactor biosynthesis protein MoaE, with protein sequence MIPRVYLGVEWIGADRILSQYKVPEDCGAGLVFLGIARSAPEDGDVVELHYEAFPEMAIRVMEEIREETLKNFPVREVFIHHRLGVVKVGEPSFMVVVFGGHRDETFRACRYAVDEVKRRVPIWKKEVFKNGRGEWVLGA encoded by the coding sequence ATGATTCCAAGGGTTTATTTAGGTGTAGAGTGGATAGGTGCAGACAGAATCTTGTCCCAATATAAAGTGCCAGAGGATTGTGGTGCGGGACTTGTTTTCTTAGGTATAGCCAGGTCCGCACCAGAGGATGGAGATGTTGTGGAGCTTCATTACGAAGCCTTTCCCGAAATGGCTATAAGGGTCATGGAAGAGATAAGAGAGGAGACACTAAAAAACTTTCCTGTCAGGGAGGTTTTTATTCACCATAGGCTCGGTGTGGTAAAGGTGGGAGAGCCATCCTTTATGGTAGTGGTCTTTGGTGGACACAGAGACGAAACTTTTAGAGCCTGCAGGTATGCGGTGGACGAGGTTAAAAGGAGAGTGCCCATATGGAAAAAGGAAGTTTTCAAAAATGGCAGGGGTGAGTGGGTGCTTGGAGCATGA
- the fliG gene encoding flagellar motor switch protein FliG, which translates to MPEARSKLSKAQKAAILLMAMPPQVAVEVMKELSDDEIQEVLLHATNLEGITLKDIEEVAKEFIEEYKATSFITPDIDALLEFARKALPPDKFAKIYEFLSSSTLIKSFQELERVDGKILANILMSEHPQTIAVVLSQLNPNKSAEILKLLPDTLSIEVVKRLATLENISPEFFGELIEVLAEEIKGMGISGIMQKMEGITLTAELLNMLDRDTTNKILAKLDEEDPYLSEKIKEKMFTFEDIRKLDNRAIVEILKAVEKSTLIVALKGAPEDIREKFFSNMSKKAADIMREDMESLGPVRASEVEKAQKQVIQVIKNLADQGIIDLTGGETYV; encoded by the coding sequence ATGCCTGAAGCCAGGAGTAAACTAAGCAAGGCACAAAAGGCTGCCATACTCCTCATGGCTATGCCTCCACAGGTCGCAGTAGAGGTAATGAAAGAGCTTTCCGACGATGAAATTCAGGAGGTGCTTCTTCATGCTACAAACCTTGAAGGTATAACACTTAAGGACATAGAGGAGGTGGCAAAAGAATTCATAGAGGAATACAAGGCAACTTCCTTCATAACTCCTGATATAGATGCCCTTCTTGAGTTCGCAAGGAAAGCTCTCCCGCCAGACAAGTTTGCGAAGATATACGAGTTTCTTAGCAGTTCAACCCTTATAAAGAGTTTTCAAGAGCTTGAAAGAGTTGACGGTAAAATACTGGCTAATATACTTATGAGTGAACATCCCCAGACCATAGCGGTTGTTCTCTCTCAGTTAAACCCCAATAAGTCCGCAGAAATACTTAAACTTCTTCCAGACACTCTAAGCATAGAGGTTGTAAAAAGGCTCGCAACCCTTGAAAATATATCTCCTGAGTTCTTTGGCGAGCTCATAGAAGTCCTTGCGGAGGAGATAAAAGGCATGGGTATAAGCGGTATTATGCAGAAGATGGAGGGTATAACCCTTACCGCAGAACTTTTAAACATGCTTGACAGGGACACCACAAACAAGATATTGGCAAAGTTGGACGAAGAAGACCCATATCTCTCGGAGAAGATAAAGGAAAAAATGTTTACCTTTGAAGATATAAGAAAACTTGACAACAGGGCGATTGTGGAGATACTCAAGGCTGTAGAAAAAAGCACGCTCATAGTGGCTCTAAAGGGAGCACCCGAAGATATAAGGGAAAAGTTCTTTTCCAACATGTCCAAGAAGGCTGCGGACATAATGAGGGAGGACATGGAATCCCTTGGACCTGTGAGAGCCTCTGAAGTAGAAAAGGCCCAAAAGCAAGTCATACAGGTCATAAAGAATCTTGCAGACCAGGGCATAATAGATTTGACAGGCGGGGAGACCTATGTCTAA
- a CDS encoding FliH/SctL family protein — protein MSKEEFKPLHYLHNMQTESEQETTQHRETEKDMKDPCEELQSKCQEEREKLEEEIKSLRSQLESLDRERAKLLEERETLLRDLDEKRAVEKLIETLSERLMETFKEVKTDIREEVIELTLGLVKRLILTDLMPKEDLVLRVLSKVLESGVELKGQVVIYLSPKDFQRISPYLEDLKQRLGDGVQLSLTVKEELKEGELLIETPKLWLERRYEDIIADLLEDLKNGGTI, from the coding sequence ATGTCTAAGGAGGAATTCAAGCCTCTTCACTACCTTCATAACATGCAAACCGAGAGCGAGCAGGAAACCACACAGCATAGAGAAACTGAAAAGGATATGAAAGACCCTTGTGAGGAACTTCAATCAAAGTGCCAAGAGGAAAGAGAAAAACTGGAAGAGGAGATTAAAAGCCTGAGGTCTCAGTTAGAAAGCCTTGATAGGGAAAGGGCTAAACTCTTGGAGGAGAGAGAGACTCTTTTAAGAGACCTTGATGAGAAAAGGGCTGTAGAAAAACTAATTGAAACCTTATCAGAGAGGCTCATGGAAACTTTCAAGGAGGTAAAGACCGATATACGAGAGGAAGTGATCGAACTTACCCTTGGGCTTGTCAAAAGGCTTATCCTCACAGACCTTATGCCAAAGGAAGACCTTGTGCTTAGGGTCTTGTCAAAGGTGCTTGAATCTGGTGTTGAGCTTAAAGGTCAAGTGGTTATATACCTTAGCCCTAAGGATTTTCAAAGGATATCTCCTTATTTAGAAGATTTAAAGCAAAGGTTGGGTGATGGAGTGCAATTAAGCCTTACAGTAAAGGAAGAACTAAAGGAAGGAGAGCTTCTTATAGAAACACCAAAGCTTTGGCTAGAGAGACGCTACGAGGACATAATAGCAGACCTTTTAGAGGATTTAAAAAATGGAGGGACTATTTAG
- a CDS encoding FliI/YscN family ATPase, translated as MEGLFRLYHKVYKASGVYLEAYNTEGAVGDHVVIYPQRNKPIEGEIIGFSEDRCIIMPFSLAHGVKAGDKAWIRKEHVSTVVGEGLLGELLDPFGRRLVDGSLPKGEKKPILLEDINPLEREKIGDVFDCGIRSINALLTLGKGQKVGIFAGAGVGKSTLLGMIVKNSKVDAVVLALIGERGREVREFVEDVLGEEGRKKSIIVVTTSDQTPILKVKGAISSLVHARYLASKGMHVLLVMDSITRLAMAQREVGLSAGEPPTMKGYTPSVFYLLSKVVENCGNFKKGSITGIFSVLVEGDDISLDPVADSLMGVLDGHIILSRKRANAGIYPAIDPVRSLSRLMPQVVSKEHMQRAMYIREVLSAYESLEDMVYLGLYTQGSNPLVDKVVKNQEGIREFFRQGVEQKVSYEESLQALKALYEKLL; from the coding sequence ATGGAGGGACTATTTAGGTTATACCATAAGGTATACAAAGCAAGCGGTGTCTACCTTGAAGCCTACAACACGGAAGGAGCGGTAGGAGACCATGTGGTCATATACCCTCAGAGAAACAAGCCTATAGAGGGGGAAATAATTGGCTTTAGTGAAGATAGATGCATCATAATGCCCTTTAGCTTAGCCCACGGTGTAAAGGCAGGCGATAAGGCGTGGATAAGAAAAGAGCATGTTTCTACAGTGGTGGGGGAAGGTCTTCTTGGAGAGCTCCTTGACCCCTTTGGGAGACGTCTCGTGGATGGTTCCTTACCCAAAGGCGAGAAAAAACCTATACTGTTAGAGGACATAAACCCTTTAGAGAGAGAAAAAATAGGCGATGTTTTTGACTGTGGTATAAGGTCTATAAATGCACTTCTTACCTTAGGTAAAGGACAAAAGGTGGGTATATTTGCAGGAGCTGGGGTAGGCAAGAGCACCCTTTTGGGTATGATAGTAAAAAATAGCAAAGTAGACGCGGTTGTCCTTGCCCTCATAGGAGAGCGTGGAAGGGAGGTCAGGGAGTTTGTGGAGGACGTGCTTGGAGAGGAAGGGAGAAAAAAGAGCATAATAGTGGTTACCACCTCAGACCAGACACCTATACTAAAGGTAAAGGGTGCTATAAGTTCTCTTGTGCATGCGAGGTATCTTGCAAGCAAGGGCATGCATGTTTTGTTGGTTATGGACTCTATAACGAGGTTGGCAATGGCTCAAAGGGAAGTGGGGCTCTCTGCGGGTGAGCCACCAACTATGAAGGGCTACACACCATCAGTCTTTTATCTACTTTCAAAGGTGGTAGAAAACTGTGGCAATTTCAAAAAGGGTAGTATAACTGGAATTTTTAGCGTTCTTGTAGAGGGCGATGATATTAGTCTTGACCCTGTGGCGGACTCTCTTATGGGTGTCCTTGACGGGCATATAATACTTTCAAGAAAGAGGGCAAACGCAGGCATATACCCAGCTATAGACCCAGTCAGGAGCTTAAGTAGGTTAATGCCTCAGGTGGTAAGCAAAGAACACATGCAAAGGGCTATGTATATAAGAGAGGTGCTAAGTGCCTACGAATCCTTAGAGGATATGGTGTATCTTGGTCTATATACTCAAGGTAGTAATCCTCTTGTGGATAAGGTGGTAAAAAACCAAGAGGGCATAAGAGAGTTTTTCAGACAAGGTGTGGAACAAAAGGTGAGCTACGAGGAAAGTTTGCAAGCTCTTAAAGCTCTTTATGAGAAACTGTTATAA
- a CDS encoding glutamate-5-semialdehyde dehydrogenase, giving the protein MEELRKYAEEKVNLARSTLRSLMSLTTDIKNHTLLRAAELLQERKDYIKEENQKDIEYAKSQGLSPALIDRLLLNDKRIEGMVKVLRDVASLPDPVGEITRMWTRPNGLQVGKMRVPLGVIFIVYEARPNVTIEAASLCMKSSNAVILRGGKEAINSNRALVEILRQACRETGFPEEAVQFIDRPEREIVWEILGMEGKVDVAIPRGGESLIRAVAEKAKVPVIKHYKGVCNIYVDEEADLTKAYHIVYNAKVQRPSVCNAVENLIIHKSLLNTFWVKMADILGKAGVELRCDPESLEVIKSRPELSHVKAVPATEEDYYEEFLDLILAVKTVESLEEAIEFIEKYGSKHSDAIITENYTKAMKFIKEVDSAAVYVNASTRFTDGNEFGLGAEMGISTDKIHARGPMALEELTIEKFIVFGNGQLRDNVGVPPEWMQ; this is encoded by the coding sequence ATGGAGGAGCTAAGAAAATACGCAGAGGAGAAGGTAAACCTTGCTCGTTCTACCTTAAGAAGTTTAATGTCCTTGACAACGGATATAAAAAACCATACCCTCTTGAGGGCTGCGGAGCTACTGCAGGAAAGGAAGGACTATATAAAGGAAGAAAATCAAAAGGACATAGAATACGCAAAATCTCAAGGGCTTTCACCTGCTTTAATAGATAGGCTTTTGCTTAACGACAAACGAATAGAGGGTATGGTTAAGGTTCTTAGGGATGTGGCTTCTTTGCCAGACCCTGTGGGAGAGATAACGCGCATGTGGACGCGTCCTAATGGTCTTCAGGTGGGTAAAATGCGTGTTCCTCTTGGAGTTATCTTTATTGTCTACGAGGCAAGACCTAACGTCACTATAGAAGCTGCCTCTCTGTGTATGAAGTCTTCAAACGCTGTAATCCTAAGGGGTGGAAAGGAGGCCATAAACTCCAACAGGGCTCTTGTGGAAATCTTGCGTCAGGCATGCAGGGAAACGGGCTTTCCAGAGGAAGCGGTTCAATTTATAGATAGACCAGAGAGGGAGATAGTGTGGGAGATACTGGGTATGGAGGGCAAGGTGGACGTGGCAATTCCAAGGGGCGGTGAGAGTCTCATAAGGGCGGTTGCGGAAAAGGCAAAGGTGCCAGTTATAAAGCATTACAAGGGAGTTTGCAACATATACGTGGATGAGGAGGCGGACCTTACAAAGGCTTACCATATTGTCTACAACGCAAAGGTTCAAAGACCCTCTGTCTGTAATGCGGTGGAAAACCTTATAATCCACAAAAGTCTTTTAAATACCTTCTGGGTAAAGATGGCGGATATCTTAGGAAAGGCAGGAGTGGAGCTAAGGTGCGACCCAGAAAGCCTTGAAGTGATAAAGTCCAGACCTGAGCTTTCTCATGTAAAGGCTGTCCCCGCTACAGAGGAGGATTACTATGAGGAGTTTCTTGACCTCATACTGGCGGTTAAAACGGTAGAAAGCCTTGAGGAAGCCATAGAGTTTATAGAAAAATATGGCTCAAAGCACTCTGATGCCATAATAACGGAAAACTATACAAAAGCCATGAAGTTCATAAAGGAGGTAGACTCCGCAGCGGTTTATGTGAACGCTTCCACACGCTTTACTGATGGCAACGAGTTTGGTCTTGGTGCGGAGATGGGTATATCTACCGACAAAATTCACGCAAGAGGTCCGATGGCTCTTGAGGAGCTAACCATTGAGAAGTTTATAGTTTTTGGCAATGGACAGTTAAGAGACAACGTGGGAGTTCCTCCCGAATGGATGCAATAG
- a CDS encoding SulP family inorganic anion transporter, with translation MKINITFDLAPFLPWLRDYDKDKFTRDLIAGLTVAAVLVPQSMAYALLAGMPPIYGLYASFLPVIVAALFGSSRFLATGPVAMTALLTASALYGLAEPGSERWIALAGVLALMVGFIRLIVGILRLAFVVELISTSVIVGFTSAGALVIALSQVGHLLGFKITQSTHIYEVLVDIFSKVSLTNPYTLIIGVVAYAIIWISRRISPLLPGALLAVFITSLASYFLGLQNFGVSIVGNVPSGLPSFEIPSVDYRTFSQLWVGALVISAFGLMEAVAIAKQLAIKAGDKWDPNQELIGQGLANVVAGFFKGFPVGGSFSRSALNFQLGAKTPIASVITGLSVGLTLLFFAPLFYYLPKATLSAIVLSAVINLIKPQEILKLYRINPVDGIVAGVTFATVFFMDLWVAITLGTLIAFGSFVYKTMYPRIVLLTRNPQSSTFVNAEREKLPECPQILYIRPNMSIYFGNAEYVYEHVLQKVEERKKSLKFVLLDLEAVNYMDAPGSLTLVRLLDRIRAMGVEPAMANIGCTLYPLLEKVDLDKHINIDHIFDSKGRSIVELFKRLDHEYCRKKCPYAVFKECWTVKEQNFKPTERVA, from the coding sequence ATGAAAATAAACATAACCTTTGACCTCGCACCCTTCCTCCCATGGCTAAGGGATTATGACAAGGATAAGTTTACCAGAGACCTTATAGCTGGACTTACGGTAGCTGCGGTGCTTGTGCCTCAATCTATGGCTTATGCCCTTTTGGCAGGCATGCCACCCATATACGGACTGTATGCCTCATTTCTTCCTGTTATTGTAGCTGCACTCTTTGGAAGCTCAAGGTTTCTGGCTACAGGTCCAGTCGCCATGACCGCCCTGCTTACCGCATCCGCCTTGTATGGTTTGGCAGAGCCAGGAAGCGAAAGGTGGATTGCCCTTGCAGGAGTTCTTGCCTTGATGGTAGGCTTTATAAGACTTATAGTGGGAATACTAAGGCTCGCCTTTGTGGTAGAGCTTATTTCCACGAGCGTTATAGTAGGCTTTACCAGTGCAGGTGCTCTCGTTATAGCCTTAAGTCAAGTAGGGCATCTTCTTGGCTTTAAGATAACTCAGAGCACGCACATATACGAGGTGTTGGTAGATATATTTAGCAAGGTATCTCTAACAAACCCTTACACTCTAATAATAGGTGTTGTAGCCTATGCCATAATATGGATTTCAAGAAGGATAAGCCCCCTCCTGCCTGGTGCTCTTTTGGCGGTGTTTATAACCTCTTTAGCTTCTTACTTTCTTGGTCTTCAGAACTTTGGTGTTTCCATAGTAGGAAACGTGCCGAGTGGTCTACCCTCCTTTGAAATTCCCTCTGTGGACTACAGGACTTTTTCTCAGCTGTGGGTGGGTGCTCTTGTTATATCCGCCTTTGGACTTATGGAGGCAGTAGCTATAGCCAAACAACTCGCCATAAAGGCAGGAGACAAGTGGGACCCTAACCAGGAACTTATAGGTCAAGGACTTGCTAATGTGGTGGCTGGGTTTTTTAAAGGCTTTCCTGTGGGTGGCTCTTTTTCAAGGTCTGCCCTCAACTTCCAGCTGGGAGCAAAAACACCCATAGCCAGCGTAATAACTGGCTTGTCAGTGGGATTGACCCTGCTTTTCTTTGCTCCACTCTTTTACTATCTTCCCAAGGCTACCCTCTCAGCCATAGTGCTTTCTGCGGTCATAAACCTTATAAAACCTCAGGAAATTCTAAAGCTCTATAGGATAAACCCAGTAGACGGCATTGTGGCTGGTGTGACCTTTGCCACCGTCTTTTTCATGGACCTGTGGGTTGCCATAACCCTTGGAACGCTCATAGCCTTTGGAAGTTTTGTATACAAGACCATGTATCCAAGAATAGTCCTGCTTACAAGGAACCCTCAGTCTTCCACCTTTGTAAACGCAGAAAGAGAGAAGTTGCCGGAATGTCCTCAAATACTCTACATAAGACCCAACATGTCCATATACTTTGGCAATGCGGAGTATGTTTATGAGCATGTGCTTCAAAAGGTGGAAGAGAGGAAAAAATCTCTCAAGTTTGTCCTTCTTGACCTTGAGGCAGTTAACTACATGGATGCACCAGGCAGTTTAACGCTGGTAAGACTTTTGGACAGGATAAGGGCTATGGGTGTAGAGCCAGCCATGGCAAACATAGGATGCACCCTATACCCACTTCTTGAGAAGGTGGATTTGGACAAACACATAAACATAGACCACATCTTTGACTCAAAGGGTCGGTCCATAGTGGAGCTTTTCAAAAGGCTTGACCACGAGTATTGTAGGAAAAAGTGCCCCTATGCGGTTTTTAAAGAGTGTTGGACTGTAAAAGAGCAGAACTTTAAGCCTACCGAAAGGGTGGCATAG
- the nadD gene encoding nicotinate-nucleotide adenylyltransferase: MKLFFGGSFDPIHIGHLLVARDTLELLGFERVVFLPAYQAPLKEPHRASAEDRYNMVSLAIEGFQGFEVSRIEIERGGVSYTVDTARELHKIFGQKPYFLVGADSFLSLHLWKKPKELISLAGFVIVDREGRWQEVKGYIREHFPELKEGRDFHLVLVRRVDVSSTEIRQRLKEGKSVKWLVPEKVEEYILSRGLYR, from the coding sequence ATGAAACTCTTCTTTGGTGGTAGCTTTGACCCAATACATATAGGTCATCTCTTAGTAGCAAGGGACACCCTTGAGCTTTTGGGCTTTGAAAGGGTAGTCTTTTTACCAGCTTATCAAGCACCTCTAAAGGAGCCACACAGGGCAAGTGCAGAGGATAGGTATAACATGGTGAGCCTTGCAATAGAAGGTTTTCAAGGCTTTGAGGTTAGCAGGATAGAAATAGAAAGAGGTGGAGTTTCTTATACAGTGGATACCGCAAGGGAATTACACAAAATTTTTGGACAAAAGCCTTATTTTCTTGTAGGAGCGGACAGTTTTTTGAGCCTTCACCTGTGGAAAAAGCCTAAGGAGCTTATTTCCCTTGCAGGTTTTGTGATAGTAGACAGAGAGGGCAGGTGGCAGGAGGTTAAAGGCTACATAAGGGAGCATTTTCCAGAGCTTAAAGAAGGAAGGGATTTCCACCTTGTTTTAGTTAGACGGGTAGATGTATCCTCAACAGAGATAAGGCAAAGGCTAAAAGAAGGCAAGAGCGTAAAATGGCTTGTGCCAGAAAAGGTGGAGGAGTATATACTTTCAAGGGGTCTTTATAGATAA
- a CDS encoding fasciclin domain-containing protein — MFKSILFKKALLGTAVFSFALGLAVAGMHEKDRKKADAKPNIVQTAQQAGQFKTLLTAVKEAGLEETLATKCCFTVFAPTDEAFAKVPKDKLDALLKDKEALKKVLLYHVVEGKVYSKDLKDGQKVKTLQGQQATISLKGGAKIDNANIVKTDIEASNGVIHVIDTVIMPK; from the coding sequence ATGTTTAAGAGCATTCTTTTCAAAAAGGCACTTCTTGGCACTGCAGTTTTTTCCTTTGCCCTTGGTCTTGCAGTCGCTGGCATGCATGAAAAGGATCGCAAAAAGGCAGACGCAAAGCCTAACATAGTCCAAACCGCTCAGCAGGCAGGTCAGTTTAAGACCCTTCTTACCGCAGTTAAAGAGGCAGGTCTTGAAGAAACCCTTGCCACAAAGTGTTGTTTTACGGTCTTTGCTCCCACTGACGAAGCCTTTGCAAAAGTCCCAAAAGACAAGCTGGATGCTCTTCTAAAGGACAAGGAAGCACTTAAGAAGGTTCTTCTATACCACGTAGTGGAAGGCAAGGTTTATTCAAAGGACCTAAAGGACGGTCAAAAGGTTAAGACCCTTCAAGGTCAACAAGCTACCATAAGCCTAAAAGGCGGTGCTAAGATAGACAATGCCAACATAGTAAAAACAGACATAGAAGCCTCCAACGGTGTTATACATGTAATAGACACTGTGATAATGCCTAAGTAA
- a CDS encoding YbgA family protein — translation MLYVRQFPKPRVVVSACLNLKPVRYNGQEVRDEFVLKLLPYCEVIEVCPEIAIGLGVPREKIIVYRRDNAFGLSQPATGLELTEKMESFSEKFLKGLSEVDGFILKSKSPSCGVSNTKVYKDPEGREFHSKGKGLFAMRVLERFEDLPVEDEGRLRDEQLRTHFLTRLFSIADLRESFKRIEKVKDLMDFHQRYKYLLMAYSQVKLKALGRLTAQAREENLRETLAEYRRLFLEALKRKPSIGQHANVILHIFGHLSRNFKPSEKAHFLKLVEDYKRRVVDRRLLVEFLKSYAYRFENQYLLTQAYLQPYPEELEL, via the coding sequence ATGCTTTATGTGAGGCAGTTCCCAAAGCCAAGAGTAGTAGTCAGTGCCTGTTTAAATCTAAAACCTGTTCGCTACAATGGTCAGGAGGTGAGGGATGAATTTGTCCTTAAACTTCTTCCTTACTGTGAAGTTATAGAAGTCTGTCCAGAGATAGCTATAGGTCTTGGCGTTCCAAGAGAGAAGATAATAGTCTATAGAAGAGATAATGCCTTTGGTCTTTCTCAACCTGCAACGGGTCTTGAGCTAACAGAAAAGATGGAGAGCTTCTCGGAGAAGTTTTTAAAGGGACTTTCGGAGGTGGACGGCTTTATACTAAAGAGCAAGTCGCCCTCCTGTGGGGTTTCCAATACAAAGGTATACAAAGACCCAGAGGGTAGAGAGTTTCATTCAAAGGGAAAGGGGCTTTTTGCCATGAGGGTTTTGGAAAGATTTGAAGACCTACCGGTAGAGGACGAGGGAAGGTTAAGGGATGAACAACTACGCACGCATTTTCTCACAAGGCTTTTTTCTATTGCAGACCTCAGAGAAAGTTTCAAGAGAATAGAAAAAGTAAAAGACCTTATGGACTTTCACCAAAGGTATAAGTATCTTTTAATGGCATACTCTCAGGTAAAGTTAAAGGCACTTGGAAGGCTTACCGCACAGGCAAGAGAAGAAAACTTAAGAGAAACTCTTGCAGAATATAGAAGGCTTTTCTTAGAGGCTCTTAAGAGGAAGCCCTCCATAGGTCAACATGCCAACGTCATACTCCATATCTTCGGACATCTTTCAAGAAACTTCAAACCCTCGGAGAAGGCACACTTTCTAAAGCTGGTGGAGGACTACAAGAGGAGAGTAGTAGACAGAAGGCTTCTTGTGGAGTTTCTAAAAAGCTACGCCTACAGATTTGAAAACCAGTATCTCCTCACACAAGCCTATCTCCAACCTTATCCAGAGGAGCTTGAGCTTTAG